The Streptomyces camelliae genome window below encodes:
- a CDS encoding Tex family protein, whose product MTTPGSIEVGSIEGRIAEELGVRERQVKAAVELLDGGSTVPFIARYRKEATEMLDDAQLRTIEERLRYLRELEERRAAILESVREQGKLTDELQARIRGAETKARLEDIYLPYKPKRRTKAQIAREAGLEPLAEGLLGDPSVEPQAAAAAFVDADKGVADPQAALEGARAILTERFSEDADLIGELRERMWVRGRLAAKVREGKEEAGAKFADYFDFAEPFTELPSHRILAMLRGEKEEVLDLVLEPEEATEGPSSYEGIVAHRFGIADRGRPADKWLTDTVRWAWRTRILVHLGIDLRLRLRTAAEDEAVNVFAANLRDLLLAAPAGTRATLGLDPGFRTGVKVAVVDATGKVVATDVIYPHVPANKWDEALAKLARLAQEHAVDLVAIGNGTASRETDKLAGELIAKHPELKLTKVMVSEAGASVYSASQYASQELPGMDVSLRGAVSIARRLQDPLAELVKIDPKSIGVGQYQHDLSEVKLSRSLDAVVEDCVNGVGVDVNTASVPLLSRVSGISSGLAENIVAHRDANGPFRSRSELKKVARLGPKAYEQCAGFLRIRGGDDPLDASSVHPEAYPVVRRMVKTSGEAVASLIGNTGVLRSLRPADFVDDTFGLPTVTDILKELEKPGRDPRPAFKTATFKEGVEKISDLSAGMVLEGVVTNVAAFGAFVDIGVHQDGLVHVSAMSKTFVKDPRDVVKPGDIVKVKVLDVDIPRKRIALTLRLDDEAAPQGGQGGGRQQRGGGRPPQQRQGGQGQGQAQRQVRGGGDRGGRQAPAPANSAMADALRRAGLLDPKKR is encoded by the coding sequence GTGACGACACCCGGGTCCATCGAAGTAGGGTCCATCGAAGGCAGGATCGCCGAGGAGCTCGGCGTACGGGAGCGGCAGGTGAAGGCCGCGGTGGAGCTGCTCGACGGCGGTTCGACGGTGCCCTTCATCGCCCGTTACCGCAAGGAAGCGACCGAGATGCTCGACGACGCGCAGCTGCGCACGATCGAGGAGCGGCTGCGCTACCTGCGGGAGCTGGAGGAGCGGCGGGCCGCGATCCTGGAGTCGGTGCGCGAGCAGGGCAAGCTGACCGACGAGCTTCAGGCCCGGATCCGGGGCGCCGAGACGAAGGCGCGGCTGGAGGACATCTACCTCCCCTACAAGCCCAAGCGGCGCACCAAGGCGCAGATCGCACGCGAGGCGGGTCTGGAGCCGCTGGCCGAGGGCCTGCTGGGCGACCCGTCGGTGGAACCGCAGGCGGCGGCCGCCGCGTTCGTGGACGCGGACAAGGGCGTCGCCGACCCGCAGGCCGCGCTGGAGGGCGCGCGGGCGATCCTCACCGAGCGGTTCTCCGAGGACGCCGACCTGATCGGCGAGCTGCGTGAGCGCATGTGGGTGCGCGGGCGCCTGGCCGCGAAGGTGCGGGAGGGCAAGGAGGAGGCGGGCGCCAAGTTCGCCGACTACTTCGACTTCGCCGAGCCGTTCACCGAGCTGCCCTCGCACCGGATCCTGGCCATGCTGCGCGGCGAGAAGGAGGAGGTCCTCGACCTCGTCCTGGAGCCGGAGGAGGCCACGGAGGGTCCCTCCTCGTACGAGGGGATCGTGGCGCACCGGTTCGGGATCGCCGACCGGGGCCGCCCCGCCGACAAGTGGCTGACGGACACGGTCCGCTGGGCCTGGCGCACCCGGATCCTCGTCCACCTCGGCATCGACCTGCGCCTCAGGCTGCGCACGGCCGCCGAGGACGAGGCGGTGAACGTCTTCGCGGCGAACCTGCGCGACCTGCTGCTGGCCGCCCCGGCGGGCACGCGCGCGACGCTGGGCCTGGACCCGGGTTTCCGTACGGGCGTGAAGGTCGCCGTGGTCGACGCCACCGGCAAGGTCGTCGCCACCGACGTGATCTACCCGCACGTCCCGGCCAACAAGTGGGACGAGGCCCTCGCCAAGCTGGCCCGGCTCGCCCAGGAGCACGCGGTCGACCTGGTCGCGATCGGCAACGGCACGGCGTCCCGCGAGACCGACAAGCTCGCCGGTGAACTGATCGCGAAGCACCCGGAGTTGAAGCTCACCAAGGTGATGGTGTCGGAGGCGGGCGCGTCGGTGTACTCGGCGTCGCAGTACGCCTCGCAGGAGCTGCCCGGCATGGACGTGTCGCTGCGTGGCGCGGTGTCCATCGCCCGGCGCCTGCAGGACCCGCTGGCCGAGCTGGTGAAGATCGACCCGAAGTCCATCGGCGTCGGCCAGTATCAGCACGACCTGTCCGAGGTGAAGCTGTCCCGCTCGCTGGACGCGGTGGTCGAGGACTGTGTGAACGGCGTCGGGGTGGACGTCAACACCGCGTCCGTGCCGCTGCTTTCGCGGGTGTCGGGCATCTCCTCCGGCCTCGCCGAGAACATCGTGGCGCACCGGGACGCCAACGGGCCGTTCCGGTCGCGCTCCGAGCTGAAGAAGGTGGCACGGCTCGGCCCGAAGGCGTACGAGCAGTGCGCGGGCTTCCTGCGCATCCGCGGCGGCGACGACCCGCTGGACGCCTCCAGCGTGCACCCCGAGGCGTACCCGGTGGTGCGCCGCATGGTGAAGACCAGCGGCGAGGCGGTGGCCTCCCTCATCGGCAACACGGGCGTGCTGCGCTCGCTGCGGCCCGCCGACTTCGTGGACGACACCTTCGGTCTGCCGACGGTGACGGACATCCTGAAGGAGCTGGAGAAGCCGGGGCGCGACCCGCGTCCCGCGTTCAAGACGGCCACCTTCAAGGAGGGTGTGGAGAAGATCTCCGACCTGTCCGCCGGGATGGTGCTGGAGGGCGTGGTGACGAACGTGGCCGCCTTCGGCGCGTTCGTGGACATCGGCGTCCACCAGGACGGTCTGGTGCACGTGTCGGCGATGTCGAAGACCTTCGTCAAGGACCCGCGCGATGTCGTCAAGCCCGGTGACATCGTCAAGGTGAAGGTCCTGGACGTGGACATCCCGCGCAAGCGGATCGCGCTGACCCTGCGTCTGGACGACGAGGCGGCCCCGCAGGGCGGCCAGGGCGGCGGCCGGCAGCAGCGCGGCGGCGGACGCCCGCCCCAGCAGCGGCAGGGCGGCCAGGGACAGGGCCAGGCACAGCGGCAGGTCCGGGGAGGTGGCGACCGGGGCGGTCGTCAGGCGCCGGCACCGGCCAACAGCGCGATGGCCGACGCCCTGCGCCGCGCGGGCCTGCTCGACCCGAAGAAGCGCTGA
- a CDS encoding DinB family protein: MTDPKEDLRVYLQDARDVLLWKLDGLSEYDVRRPLTPTGTNLLGLVKHLTGAEALYFGATFGRPFAGTPLWITGEAEPDTDLWARADESREDIVGHYRQAWAHADATIAGLPLDALGRVPGAPREITLHRVLTHMIAETQRHAGHADVVRELIDGTVGQRPDGLNVAPYDPGHRDRVERAAKEAAARSS; encoded by the coding sequence ATGACCGATCCCAAGGAAGACCTGCGGGTCTATCTCCAGGACGCCCGCGACGTCCTGCTGTGGAAGCTCGACGGCCTGTCCGAGTACGACGTCCGCCGCCCGCTGACCCCGACGGGCACCAATCTGCTCGGCCTGGTCAAGCATCTGACCGGCGCCGAGGCCCTGTACTTCGGCGCGACGTTCGGCCGGCCCTTCGCCGGGACACCGCTGTGGATCACCGGGGAGGCGGAGCCGGACACCGATCTGTGGGCGCGGGCCGACGAGTCGCGCGAGGACATCGTCGGCCACTACCGCCAGGCATGGGCCCATGCCGACGCGACCATCGCCGGCCTCCCCCTGGACGCGCTGGGCCGGGTGCCGGGCGCACCGCGCGAGATCACCCTGCACCGGGTGCTCACCCACATGATCGCCGAGACCCAGCGGCACGCCGGACACGCCGACGTCGTACGGGAGTTGATCGACGGCACGGTGGGCCAGCGACCGGACGGGCTCAATGTGGCGCCGTACGATCCCGGGCACCGGGACCGGGTCGAGCGAGCCGCGAAGGAGGCCGCGGCGCGCTCCTCGTAA
- a CDS encoding ABC-F family ATP-binding cassette domain-containing protein, with amino-acid sequence MTATLVAKNLAAGHADRSLFSGLDLVVAPGDVIGLVGANGAGKSTLLTLLAGLTPPEQGELRLSPPTATVGHLPQEPERRPGETVREFLARRTGVAEAQRVMDEATQALVDGAPGADDAYAVSLERWLGLGGADLEERAEEVADSLGLAVDLDQPMTALSGGQAARAGLASLLLSRYDVFLLDEPTNDLDLDGLDRLERFVTGLRAGTVVVSHDREFLTRTVTKVLELDLAQRQINLYGGGYEAYLEEREVARRHAREDYEEYADKKAALQDRAQMQRTWMDKGVKNARRKAGNDNDKIGRKFRSEASEKQAAKARQTQRMIERLEVVEEPRKEWELRMEIASAPRSGAVVATLRDAEVRRGGFTFGPVSLQIDWADRVAITGANGAGKSTLLGALLGRVPLDAGHATLGSGVLVGEVDQARGLFHGPEALLDAFCAAVPDTEPVEVRTLLAKFGLKSDHVLRPAATLSPGERTRAALALLQGRGVNLLVLDEPTNHLDLPAIEQLESALDSYTGTLLLVTHDRRMLDAVRVTRRLEVADGKVTER; translated from the coding sequence ATGACTGCCACCCTCGTCGCCAAGAACCTCGCCGCCGGGCACGCCGACCGCTCCCTCTTCTCCGGGCTGGACCTCGTCGTCGCGCCCGGCGATGTGATCGGGCTGGTCGGTGCCAACGGTGCGGGCAAGTCCACCCTGCTCACGCTGCTCGCCGGGCTCACCCCGCCCGAGCAGGGCGAGCTGCGGCTGTCCCCGCCCACCGCCACCGTCGGCCATCTGCCGCAGGAGCCGGAGCGCAGGCCGGGGGAGACGGTCCGGGAGTTCCTGGCCCGCCGCACCGGCGTCGCCGAGGCGCAGCGCGTGATGGACGAGGCCACCCAGGCCCTGGTCGACGGCGCGCCCGGTGCCGACGACGCGTACGCGGTGAGCCTGGAGCGCTGGCTCGGCCTGGGCGGCGCGGACCTGGAGGAACGCGCGGAGGAGGTCGCCGACTCCCTCGGCCTGGCCGTGGACCTGGACCAGCCGATGACGGCCCTCTCGGGCGGCCAGGCCGCCCGCGCCGGCCTCGCCTCGCTCCTGCTGTCCCGCTACGACGTCTTCCTCCTCGACGAGCCCACCAACGACCTCGACCTCGACGGCCTGGACCGCCTGGAACGCTTCGTGACCGGCCTGCGCGCGGGCACGGTCGTCGTCAGCCACGACCGCGAGTTCCTCACCCGCACGGTCACCAAGGTCCTCGAACTCGACCTCGCCCAGCGGCAGATCAACCTCTACGGCGGCGGCTACGAGGCCTACCTGGAGGAGCGCGAGGTCGCCCGCCGGCACGCCCGCGAGGACTACGAGGAGTACGCCGACAAGAAGGCCGCCCTCCAGGACCGTGCGCAGATGCAGCGGACCTGGATGGACAAGGGCGTGAAGAACGCCCGGCGCAAGGCGGGCAACGACAACGACAAGATCGGCCGCAAGTTCCGCAGCGAGGCCAGCGAGAAGCAGGCTGCCAAGGCCCGGCAGACCCAGCGGATGATCGAGCGCCTGGAGGTGGTCGAGGAGCCGCGCAAGGAGTGGGAGCTGCGGATGGAGATCGCGTCCGCCCCGCGCTCCGGAGCGGTCGTGGCGACGCTGCGGGACGCCGAGGTCCGGCGTGGCGGCTTCACCTTCGGCCCGGTGTCCCTGCAGATCGACTGGGCGGACCGGGTCGCGATCACCGGGGCCAACGGCGCGGGCAAGTCCACCCTGCTCGGCGCACTGCTCGGCCGCGTCCCGCTCGACGCCGGGCACGCCACCCTCGGCTCCGGCGTCCTGGTCGGCGAGGTCGACCAGGCCCGCGGTCTGTTCCACGGCCCCGAGGCGCTGCTCGACGCCTTCTGCGCCGCCGTACCGGACACCGAGCCGGTCGAGGTGCGGACCCTGCTCGCCAAGTTCGGCCTGAAGTCCGACCATGTGCTGCGCCCGGCCGCCACCCTCTCCCCGGGCGAACGCACCCGCGCCGCCCTCGCCCTGCTCCAGGGCCGGGGCGTGAACCTGCTGGTCCTGGACGAGCCGACGAACCACCTCGACCTGCCCGCCATCGAGCAACTGGAGTCGGCCCTCGACTCCTACACCGGCACACTGCTGCTCGTCACCCACGACCGCCGCATGCTGGACGCGGTCCGGGTGACCCGCCGGCTGGAGGTGGCGGACGGGAAGGTGACCGAGCGGTAG
- a CDS encoding oxidoreductase: MSAAYATFGLAPATRAGGVLADGGYQVHRDFVDFVVDGRPLLFQLSDLDAVSPLASDIPPAIFTEQVRALLLEAEPPLPDGRFVLYGCPECEDLGCGAVTAVIERDGDDYVWRDFAWQTDEHADLERDGYPGIGPFRFRGPEYRAALTALGEGPPRRRVLLIGARVAVLARLAAALRTIGIGADITQDARAVPAEELRGYGAVAFGRAVGEAERAAVLRAFEQAGVEAAAVDGLAPIVPLLVAQIEHALDRGPLARRRLTGLAAAGHAVDVEVSAPCRVRITAYRLDRLHRTRTREVYDGVLEPGRHRVALDPRAVKGEAYLVARTTGGVLVTAVAAGHGGRARGAVTGGKRS; this comes from the coding sequence ATGTCTGCCGCATACGCGACCTTCGGCCTGGCTCCGGCGACCCGCGCCGGCGGTGTCCTCGCCGACGGCGGCTACCAGGTGCACCGCGACTTCGTGGACTTCGTCGTGGACGGCCGCCCGCTGCTGTTCCAGCTGTCCGACCTGGACGCGGTCTCCCCGCTCGCCTCGGACATCCCGCCCGCCATCTTCACCGAGCAGGTGCGCGCACTGCTGCTGGAGGCCGAACCGCCGCTCCCGGACGGCCGGTTCGTCCTCTACGGCTGCCCCGAGTGCGAGGACCTGGGCTGCGGGGCGGTCACCGCCGTCATCGAGCGCGACGGCGACGACTACGTCTGGCGGGACTTCGCCTGGCAGACGGACGAGCACGCCGACCTGGAGCGCGACGGCTACCCCGGCATAGGGCCGTTCCGCTTCCGCGGCCCCGAGTACCGTGCCGCGCTGACCGCCCTGGGCGAAGGCCCGCCGCGCCGCCGCGTACTGCTGATCGGCGCCCGGGTCGCCGTCCTCGCCCGGCTGGCCGCCGCGCTGCGCACCATCGGCATCGGCGCCGACATCACTCAGGACGCCCGGGCCGTTCCCGCCGAGGAGCTGCGCGGGTACGGCGCGGTCGCCTTCGGCCGCGCGGTCGGCGAGGCCGAACGGGCCGCCGTACTGCGGGCCTTCGAGCAGGCCGGGGTCGAGGCCGCGGCGGTGGACGGCCTGGCCCCGATCGTGCCGCTGCTCGTCGCCCAGATCGAGCACGCCCTGGACCGCGGCCCGCTCGCGCGGCGCAGGCTGACCGGGCTGGCCGCCGCCGGCCACGCGGTGGACGTCGAGGTGAGCGCGCCGTGCCGGGTGCGGATCACCGCGTACCGTCTGGACCGGTTGCACCGCACCCGCACCCGGGAGGTGTACGACGGTGTCCTGGAGCCCGGCCGGCACCGCGTCGCCCTGGATCCGCGCGCGGTGAAGGGGGAGGCGTACCTCGTCGCCCGGACGACGGGAGGGGTGCTCGTGACGGCGGTCGCCGCCGGGCACGGCGGGCGTGCTCGCGGCGCGGTGACCGGCGGGAAACGGAGCTGA
- a CDS encoding FAD-dependent oxidoreductase, with translation MIVIGSGVAGLTTAVVLAESGRRVRVWAREPAERTTSAVAGGLWWPYRIEPEPLVGAWALASLAEYEESARRPEETGVRLVDGVHRGIRLDELGAWAGRVPGLRAVAGGLAARLPVIDMPVHLAWLRERLARAGGVVEAREVTDLAAVPAPVVVNCAGLGARSLVPDPAVRPVRGQLVVVENPGITTWFTSVDHSSAASTYFIPQPWGLLLGGTAEEDDWSLAPDPATAAAIVARCSAVRPEIAAARILAHRVGLRPARSAVRLERRRLPDGRVLVHNYGHGGAGVTVAWGCAREAAGLALPAA, from the coding sequence GTGATCGTGATCGGAAGCGGGGTCGCCGGGCTGACGACGGCCGTGGTGCTGGCCGAGTCCGGGCGCCGGGTACGGGTGTGGGCGCGCGAACCCGCCGAGCGTACGACCTCGGCGGTCGCCGGCGGTCTGTGGTGGCCGTACCGCATCGAACCGGAGCCGCTGGTGGGCGCCTGGGCGCTTGCGTCCCTCGCCGAGTACGAGGAGTCGGCGCGGCGGCCGGAGGAGACGGGCGTACGCCTGGTCGACGGCGTACACCGGGGGATCCGGCTGGACGAACTGGGCGCGTGGGCGGGCCGGGTGCCGGGACTGCGGGCGGTGGCCGGCGGCCTGGCGGCGCGGCTGCCGGTCATCGACATGCCGGTGCATCTGGCGTGGCTGCGGGAGCGGCTCGCACGGGCGGGAGGCGTGGTCGAGGCACGCGAGGTGACCGACCTCGCGGCGGTGCCCGCGCCGGTCGTGGTCAACTGCGCGGGCTTGGGCGCGCGTTCTCTGGTGCCGGATCCCGCGGTGCGTCCGGTGCGCGGGCAGCTGGTGGTCGTGGAGAATCCGGGGATCACGACCTGGTTCACGTCCGTGGACCACTCCTCCGCCGCCTCCACGTACTTCATCCCGCAGCCGTGGGGCCTGCTGCTGGGCGGTACGGCGGAGGAGGACGACTGGTCCCTGGCGCCGGACCCGGCCACCGCCGCGGCGATCGTCGCCCGGTGCTCGGCGGTCCGCCCGGAGATCGCGGCCGCGCGGATCCTCGCCCACCGCGTGGGCCTGCGCCCGGCCCGCAGCGCGGTACGACTCGAACGGCGGCGGCTGCCGGACGGCCGCGTCCTGGTGCACAACTACGGGCACGGCGGGGCCGGGGTCACGGTGGCGTGGGGATGTGCGCGGGAGGCGGCCGGGTTGGCGCTCCCGGCCGCCTGA
- a CDS encoding Xaa-Pro dipeptidyl-peptidase, translated as MPKSTPTRTRIHPRIRTRFTIWRALATAVAVILTAAFLTPAAAQAAGRASGTPRESRPVYSYAHAIRESVWVDTGLDGDGDGKTDRVAADIVRPAEPARQGRKVPVVMDASPYFSCCGRGNESQVKTYDAQGRVVQMPLFYDNYFVPRGYAFVGVDLAGTNRSDGCTDVGGRSDIQSAKAVVDWLNGRARAYTSRTGTQTVKATWTNGTTGMIGKSWDATIANGVAATGVKGLKTIVPISGISSWYDYYFAQGAPLYDGGPAELAGYVESDAAKAHCAAVQKKLTDGSPRSGDWTPLWTERDYVGNAAKVRASVFLVHGMQDLNVRTKHFGQWWDALAKHGVKRKIWLSQTGHVDPFDYRRGAWVDTLHRWFDHELLGYDNGIDREPMADIERHPDQWVTSRVWPPQTTRITVLYPAPGTEPGVGTLGLRPATGTSAFTDDPKLSETEWAAHLTAPTPEKAGFLTAPLTHDLRLSGSSTVTVTATPTTASAHLSAVLVDLGPDTIRDYADAAEGITTLKSRTCWGESTAGDSACFKETKAKTATVDYTVFSRGWADLGHYASLGKGVPLTPGKAYTMTLRLAATDHVVPKGHRLALIIAGTDKDLIDPPSTKPTLTIDLAGTTAGLPLVGGASAFTRATSGSTGRTPTPTAVNGVRVPGVARHVPA; from the coding sequence ATGCCGAAAAGCACGCCGACACGCACGCGGATACACCCGCGGATACGCACGCGCTTCACGATCTGGAGAGCGCTCGCGACAGCGGTCGCCGTCATCCTGACGGCCGCCTTCCTCACCCCGGCCGCCGCACAGGCCGCCGGCCGCGCCAGCGGGACACCCCGCGAGAGCCGGCCCGTCTACTCCTACGCCCACGCCATCCGCGAGTCCGTCTGGGTGGACACCGGCCTCGACGGGGACGGCGACGGAAAGACCGACCGGGTCGCCGCCGACATCGTCCGGCCCGCCGAACCCGCCCGGCAGGGCCGCAAGGTGCCCGTCGTCATGGACGCGAGCCCCTACTTCTCCTGCTGCGGACGCGGCAACGAGAGCCAGGTCAAGACGTACGACGCGCAGGGCCGTGTCGTCCAGATGCCGCTGTTCTACGACAACTACTTCGTGCCCCGCGGCTACGCCTTCGTCGGCGTCGACCTCGCCGGCACCAACCGCTCCGACGGCTGTACGGACGTCGGCGGCCGCTCCGACATCCAGTCCGCGAAAGCGGTCGTCGACTGGCTGAACGGCCGCGCCCGCGCGTACACCAGCCGCACCGGCACGCAGACCGTCAAGGCGACCTGGACCAACGGCACCACAGGCATGATCGGCAAGAGCTGGGACGCCACGATCGCCAACGGCGTCGCCGCGACGGGCGTCAAGGGCCTGAAGACCATCGTCCCGATCAGCGGCATCTCCTCCTGGTACGACTACTACTTCGCGCAAGGCGCCCCGCTGTACGACGGCGGCCCCGCCGAGCTGGCCGGCTACGTCGAGAGCGACGCGGCCAAGGCCCACTGCGCGGCCGTACAGAAGAAACTCACCGACGGCAGCCCGCGCAGCGGCGACTGGACACCGCTGTGGACCGAGCGGGACTACGTCGGGAACGCGGCCAAGGTGCGCGCGAGCGTGTTCCTCGTGCACGGGATGCAGGACCTCAACGTGCGCACCAAACACTTCGGACAGTGGTGGGACGCCCTGGCGAAACACGGTGTGAAGCGCAAGATCTGGCTCTCCCAGACCGGGCACGTCGACCCGTTCGACTACCGGCGCGGCGCCTGGGTCGACACCCTGCACCGCTGGTTCGACCACGAACTCCTCGGCTACGACAACGGCATCGACCGCGAGCCGATGGCCGACATCGAACGCCACCCCGACCAGTGGGTGACCTCCCGGGTCTGGCCCCCGCAGACCACCCGCATCACCGTCCTGTACCCGGCCCCCGGCACCGAGCCCGGCGTCGGCACACTCGGCCTGCGCCCCGCGACCGGCACCTCGGCCTTCACCGACGACCCGAAGCTGAGCGAGACCGAGTGGGCGGCCCACCTCACCGCGCCCACCCCGGAGAAGGCGGGCTTCCTCACCGCACCGCTCACGCACGACCTGCGCCTGTCCGGTTCGTCCACAGTGACGGTGACGGCGACCCCGACCACCGCCTCGGCCCACCTGTCCGCCGTCCTGGTCGACCTCGGCCCCGACACCATCCGGGACTACGCCGATGCCGCCGAGGGCATCACCACGCTGAAAAGCCGCACCTGCTGGGGCGAGAGCACGGCCGGGGACAGCGCCTGCTTCAAGGAGACCAAGGCCAAGACAGCCACGGTGGACTACACCGTGTTCAGCCGAGGCTGGGCCGACCTCGGCCACTACGCCTCCCTCGGCAAGGGCGTCCCGCTCACCCCGGGCAAGGCGTACACGATGACTCTCCGTCTGGCGGCGACCGATCACGTCGTCCCGAAGGGGCACCGGCTGGCGCTGATCATCGCGGGCACGGACAAGGACCTCATCGACCCCCCGTCCACGAAGCCGACCCTCACGATCGACCTGGCCGGTACGACGGCCGGCCTTCCGCTGGTCGGCGGCGCGTCCGCGTTCACTCGCGCCACCTCCGGCAGCACGGGCAGGACTCCCACGCCGACGGCCGTGAACGGCGTCCGCGTACCGGGGGTGGCTCGGCACGTCCCGGCGTAG
- a CDS encoding M1 family metallopeptidase: MHRRIIAPGALAAASVLLAIPASAASYSPGAPGIGDPYYPYYGNGGYDVSHYDLRLQYQPKTDELQGTATILAKTTQDLSSFDLDFLLDVSDVRVNGAEAAFTTSGQHELVITPKTPLAKGTPITVVVRYSGVPSTKTAYGFNTWHRTPDGAVAADEPEAAWWWFPSNDHPSDKATYDVSVAVPDGTQAISNGTLQSTSSKLGWTRYNWRQNKPQATYLATLAIGKFDITTSTSDGGVPVVNAYSQDLGDNDGAARASVERTGEIVDWLSNYFGPYPFSSAGGYVPNTTTGYALETQTRVYYSPKQFANGSNTSVVVHELAHQWYGDDVSLKGWKDIWINEGFARYAQWLWSEHEGEGTTQQLADYVYASHPADDPFWKVEPGDPGPDNQFDIAVYDRGAAAIQALRNEVGDDAFFAILKGWPKEHAYGNASVADFQRYAEQVSGKPLAALFDTWLFQPSKPAVAAARAVSLAKPGTTAAQPKSWKKIEATNDLHDTHGH, translated from the coding sequence GTGCACCGCAGAATCATCGCGCCGGGCGCACTCGCGGCGGCCTCCGTCCTGCTGGCGATCCCGGCATCGGCCGCGAGCTACTCCCCCGGCGCGCCGGGCATCGGCGACCCCTACTACCCGTACTACGGCAACGGCGGCTACGACGTCTCGCACTACGACCTGAGGCTGCAGTACCAGCCGAAGACGGACGAGCTGCAGGGCACGGCGACGATCCTGGCGAAGACCACCCAGGACCTGTCCAGCTTCGACCTGGACTTCCTGCTGGACGTCAGCGACGTACGGGTCAACGGCGCCGAGGCCGCGTTCACCACCTCCGGGCAGCACGAACTGGTCATCACGCCGAAGACGCCGCTGGCCAAGGGCACGCCGATCACCGTCGTCGTCCGCTACAGCGGGGTGCCGTCGACGAAGACCGCCTACGGCTTCAACACCTGGCACCGCACGCCCGACGGCGCCGTGGCCGCCGACGAGCCCGAGGCCGCCTGGTGGTGGTTCCCGAGCAACGACCACCCGAGCGACAAGGCCACCTACGACGTGTCGGTGGCCGTGCCGGACGGCACCCAGGCCATCTCCAACGGCACACTGCAGTCGACCAGTTCGAAGCTGGGCTGGACCCGCTACAACTGGCGGCAGAACAAGCCGCAGGCGACCTATCTGGCCACGCTCGCCATCGGAAAATTCGACATCACCACCAGCACCTCCGACGGCGGTGTGCCGGTCGTCAACGCCTACAGCCAGGACCTCGGCGACAACGACGGCGCCGCGCGGGCGAGCGTGGAGCGCACCGGGGAGATCGTCGACTGGCTGAGCAACTACTTCGGGCCGTATCCGTTCAGCTCGGCCGGCGGGTATGTACCGAACACCACCACCGGGTACGCGCTGGAGACGCAGACCCGGGTGTACTACAGCCCCAAACAGTTCGCCAATGGCTCCAACACCTCCGTGGTCGTGCACGAGCTGGCCCACCAGTGGTACGGCGACGACGTGTCGCTCAAGGGCTGGAAGGACATCTGGATCAACGAGGGCTTCGCCCGGTACGCGCAGTGGCTGTGGTCCGAGCACGAGGGCGAGGGCACGACGCAGCAGCTGGCGGACTACGTGTACGCCTCGCACCCGGCCGACGACCCGTTCTGGAAGGTCGAGCCCGGCGACCCGGGCCCGGACAACCAGTTCGACATCGCCGTCTACGACCGGGGCGCGGCCGCGATCCAGGCGCTGCGTAACGAGGTCGGCGACGACGCGTTCTTCGCCATCCTGAAGGGCTGGCCGAAGGAGCACGCATACGGCAACGCCTCGGTGGCCGACTTCCAGCGGTACGCCGAGCAGGTGTCCGGCAAGCCTCTCGCCGCGCTGTTCGACACCTGGCTGTTCCAGCCGTCGAAGCCGGCCGTGGCCGCGGCCCGCGCGGTGTCCCTGGCGAAGCCGGGTACGACGGCGGCCCAGCCGAAGTCCTGGAAGAAGATCGAGGCGACGAACGACCTCCACGACACGCACGGGCACTGA